CATTCGCCTTCTGCAACTCGCGGGTGGCCGTGAGTCCGTCCATGTCGGGCATGGAGAGATCCATCACGATCACGTGAGGATCGAGGCGTTCCGCAAGGACGAGCGCATCCTTCCCGCTACCGCCTTCGCCAACGACCGCAATGTCCTTCGCGGTCGAGAGTACCGCTTTGAGTCCGGAGCGGACGATCTGGTGATCATCCACCAGCACGACGCGAATCAGGTCAGGGCGCATCCGTCAATCTGGGTCGCAACCGACCACAACGCGAGGGCTACTCGACGCCTTCGCGGGTCTTGAAGATGCGAAACAAGTACACAAAACTCGGCAAGAGAATCATGGTGCCCACCGCCAATGCACCAAGCGTCAACTGCAATGTCACGCGAGGGGCCGCCAGTTCAGTGATGGTGCGATTCGGGGGCAGCATCCACGGATACTGCGTCCACGCCCACCCCCAGAGGATGAAACTGGCCTGCGCCGCAGCGGCCAAGCGCGCCACTTGAAAGCGTCGCGTGGCGAGCGCCCACATCGACGTGGCCGCCGCAACAGCGGTCACCGCGTGCATCGTGAGCGCCGTCCGCCCGTTCGTGAGTCCCTGAAAGAGCAGCGGATTCTCGGCGCGGGCAATCACCAGCGTGGTGGCCGCAAGCACCAGTAATGCGACCTGCGACTGCTGCGCCCGACGTTTGAAGAGATCGCGCATACGGTCGTCGGTCGCCTCCACCGTGAGGTACGACGCGGCAAGAAACGCGAACAACGCCAGCGTAAGCAGCCCCACGGCCCAGGGGAACGGGGAGCGGGCCCATGGATCGATGAACCGTTCGCCGAACGTGACAGAGCGCAGCGAATCGATCGACCGGATCGGCACCGCGCCGCTGGCGACAGCGCCCAGACAGACGCCGAGAATGACCGGTGTGAGCAGGCTTGCGACTGAGAAGATGCGTCCCCATCGGCGCTGCACATGATCACGCTTACTGTCGTACGTGCGAAAAGTGAACGCGGACCCGCGCAGCACGATGCCAACCAGCATCACCGTAATCGGGATATGCAGTTCGGTGGCGAGGTGCGCGAACGCCTTGGGAAAACAGGAAAAGAGCAACACGACCACGAGAATCAGCCACACGTGGTTGGCTTCCCAGATCGGACCGATCGCGTCGGCGATCAGCACGCGCTGCGCGTCGCGATCCTTGCCGCGCGCGAAGAGATCCCACACGCCGCCGCCGAAGTCTGCGCCCCCCAGCAGCACGTACGCATTGAGCGAGAGCACCATGGTTCCGGCTACCGCGTGCGGGAGCGTCCAGGTGAGTTCGGTGGCGACGGCCGCCGACATCACGGCGTCGGGTAGCTCGCGGTCGATCCCGGCGTCGGAATCGGCAATTCGCTGGTAAAGCCCATGGGAGTCTGCGACACGCCGGTCTTGATGATCTGACGCCAGAGCAAGAAGACCACGGTGACCGCCAAACCGATGTACAGCGCCGTGAACAGCGCAAACGACACCACGAGCCCGGGCATCGGCGTGACCGCGTCGGCGGTGCGCATGATGCCCTGCACGATCCACGGCTGACGCCCAACCTCGGTGACGGTCCATCCGGCTTCGAGCGCGATGAAGCCAAGCGGGCCAGCCAACACCACCGCCGTGAGGAACCGGCGATCATCGGGGAGCGCGCTGCCACTGCCTCGCTTGCGACGCCACCAGCGCCACGCGCCCCACACCGAGAGCGCCGCCATCACCGAGCCGCAGGCGATCATGATCTGAAAGGCGAGATGCACGATGCCGAGCGGCGGGCGCTCGTCGGGAGGCACCGCGTCCACGCCCTTCACGACAGCGTTGGGATCGCCGTGCAGCAGGAACGACAGCGCACCAGGAATCTCGATCGCGCCGGTGTGCTCCAGCGTTGCGGCATTCGGCCAGCCACCGATGACGAACGCGGCGGGGCCCGTTTTCAAATGTCCTTCCATGGCGGCCAGCTTCACCGGCTGCCGTTCCGCGACGCTGCGCGCGCTCCAATCGCCTGACAGCGGCTGCACCAGCGCGGCGGGGAGCCCCACCCACAAGGCGATCTGCAGCGCGGCGCGATGAAAGGCGCGATGCGGTGTGCCTCGACGTAGAGCAAAGGCATGGATGCCGGCGACGGCGAACCCGGTGGCCGCGAACGAGGCAAGCGTCATGTGGACGATCTGCGACGGCGCGGCGGCATTGAACATGGCCGCGACTGGATCGACATCGGTGACCTGCCCGTTCACCATACGGAAGCCGGCCGGCGCGTTCATCCAGGCATTGGCGCACACCACGAAGGCGCCGCTGAGGGCACCACTCACCGCGACCACCACACCAGCCGCGAAGTGGGCGCGCGGGGGAATACGCTTCCACGCGTACAGGTAGATGCCGAGGAAGATGGCTTCCGTAAAAAACGCGAAGCCTTCCAGCGAAAAGGGCATCCCGATCACGGCCCCGGCGTGCTCCATGAACGTGGGCCAGAGCAGGCCGAGTTCGAACGAAAGCACGGTCCCCGACACGGCTCCGACGGCAAACAGAATCGCCGTGCCTTTGGCCCAGCGCTTGGCCAGTTCGAGCTGTAGCGGATCTCTCGACATGAGATACCGCCCCTCCGCGATGACCATGAGCGCAGGCATGCCTACCCCCACCACCGCGAAGATGATGTGGAAGGCCAACGACATGGCCATCTGCGAACGGGCGAAAAGCAGGTCAGACATCAGACGCGTTCGCCGGTAGGATTGCCCCGACGCAGCGCCCGAAGCCGATGCGCACCGCCCCCTCGCGCTCGGCGAAGGCGGTGATCTCCAATTGGTCCCCGTCTTCGAGGAAACGGCGCGTCTCGCCGTTGGGGAGCTCGAGCGGCTCGGCCCCGCGCCAGGTGAGCTCGAGCAGACAGCCGCGGCTCTCTTTGGCCGGACCAGAAATGGTGCCGCTGCCCAGCAGATCGCCGGGGCGAAGATTGCAGCCGCTACTGGCGTGATGCACCAACAGCTGCGCCATCGACCAATACAGATCGGTGGCCAGTCCCCGCGTGAGCCGCACGGCCGGTTCGCCGGCGTCACGCATGCGCGCGGTGCGGAGCCAGGTTTCCACCGTGATGCCGAACCCGCCGTACGCGCGGTCGTCATCGCTGGTGAGATACGGCAGCGGCTCCGGATCGCCGTCGGCGCGCGGCGCTAACGGCATGCGGAACGGCTCGAGCGCCTCGAGCGTGACGACCCACGGACTGATCGTGCTCGCGAAATTCTTGGCGAGGAACGGGCCCAGCGGCTGGTACTCCCACGCCTGAATGTCGCGGGCCGACCAATCGTTCAGCAAACACAGGCCGAACAGGTGATCGTTGGCCTGCTCGATCGGGATCGATTCGCCGAGCGCGTTGCCGGTGCCCACGAACGCCGCGAGTTCGAGTTCGTAATCGAGCAGTCGCGACGGACCTACCGACGGCACGTCATCGTTGGGGCCTTTGCGCTGACCCATGGGGCGGCGCACGGGCGTACCCGACACGACGATGCTGGAGGCGCGCCCGTGATAGCCGATGGGCACCCACTTGTAGTTCGGCAGCAGCGGATTGTCGGGGCGGAACATCGACCCGACGTTGGTGGCGTGGTGCACCGACGCATAGAAGTCGGTGTAGTCGCCGATTTGCGCCGGCAGGAATAGCTCGGCGTCCTGCTGCAGTACCAGCGCGTGTTCGGCGATCTGCTTGCGATGCACGGCCGCCGTTTCCGCAAGCAGCGCCGAGATGGCATTCCGCAGCGCACGACGGGCCGGCGCGCCGCGCGACATCAGCTCATTGAGCGTCGGCATCGCGCACGCCGAAGCGGCCTGACGCGCGTCGCTCTCCTCATCGAAGAGTCCGGCGGCGAGACAGGCCGCCACGTCGAGGATTGCTGCACCGATAGCCACGCCGACGCGCGGCGCTTCACGGGTGCCCGCCCGACGAAAAATGCCGAAGGGCAAATTCTGAATCGGGAAATCCGCACCGCGCAGATTGGCCGTCTGCACCCAGGAGCGGAGCGCGGGGTCGTTGGTTGGATCGATCGACATGCGGTGATTCTAGCGTGTCAGCCCGCACGGCGCTGGTGGCACCGTGCGGGCTCACATTACAGCCAGCCCAGCGCGCGCGATTCGTCGACCGGCTCGGTGAACGAGCACGACCCGAAGCTCGCCAATCCATGCTCACGCATCTGCTGCAGTACATCACGGGTGAACGTGATGGTGCGATCGGGTCCGTGCCATGCCACGTGCAAATCGCTGAACTCGATACGTCCGGCGTCCGCCTCTTCCAGCAGCTGAATGGCCTCGACCTCGCTGCCACCACCGTCGAGATGCGCGACG
This region of Gemmatimonas groenlandica genomic DNA includes:
- a CDS encoding cytochrome d ubiquinol oxidase subunit II yields the protein MSAAVATELTWTLPHAVAGTMVLSLNAYVLLGGADFGGGVWDLFARGKDRDAQRVLIADAIGPIWEANHVWLILVVVLLFSCFPKAFAHLATELHIPITVMLVGIVLRGSAFTFRTYDSKRDHVQRRWGRIFSVASLLTPVILGVCLGAVASGAVPIRSIDSLRSVTFGERFIDPWARSPFPWAVGLLTLALFAFLAASYLTVEATDDRMRDLFKRRAQQSQVALLVLAATTLVIARAENPLLFQGLTNGRTALTMHAVTAVAAATSMWALATRRFQVARLAAAAQASFILWGWAWTQYPWMLPPNRTITELAAPRVTLQLTLGALAVGTMILLPSFVYLFRIFKTREGVE
- a CDS encoding cytochrome ubiquinol oxidase subunit I, whose product is MSDLLFARSQMAMSLAFHIIFAVVGVGMPALMVIAEGRYLMSRDPLQLELAKRWAKGTAILFAVGAVSGTVLSFELGLLWPTFMEHAGAVIGMPFSLEGFAFFTEAIFLGIYLYAWKRIPPRAHFAAGVVVAVSGALSGAFVVCANAWMNAPAGFRMVNGQVTDVDPVAAMFNAAAPSQIVHMTLASFAATGFAVAGIHAFALRRGTPHRAFHRAALQIALWVGLPAALVQPLSGDWSARSVAERQPVKLAAMEGHLKTGPAAFVIGGWPNAATLEHTGAIEIPGALSFLLHGDPNAVVKGVDAVPPDERPPLGIVHLAFQIMIACGSVMAALSVWGAWRWWRRKRGSGSALPDDRRFLTAVVLAGPLGFIALEAGWTVTEVGRQPWIVQGIMRTADAVTPMPGLVVSFALFTALYIGLAVTVVFLLWRQIIKTGVSQTPMGFTSELPIPTPGSTASYPTP
- the fahA gene encoding fumarylacetoacetase — translated: MSIDPTNDPALRSWVQTANLRGADFPIQNLPFGIFRRAGTREAPRVGVAIGAAILDVAACLAAGLFDEESDARQAASACAMPTLNELMSRGAPARRALRNAISALLAETAAVHRKQIAEHALVLQQDAELFLPAQIGDYTDFYASVHHATNVGSMFRPDNPLLPNYKWVPIGYHGRASSIVVSGTPVRRPMGQRKGPNDDVPSVGPSRLLDYELELAAFVGTGNALGESIPIEQANDHLFGLCLLNDWSARDIQAWEYQPLGPFLAKNFASTISPWVVTLEALEPFRMPLAPRADGDPEPLPYLTSDDDRAYGGFGITVETWLRTARMRDAGEPAVRLTRGLATDLYWSMAQLLVHHASSGCNLRPGDLLGSGTISGPAKESRGCLLELTWRGAEPLELPNGETRRFLEDGDQLEITAFAEREGAVRIGFGRCVGAILPANASDV